From the genome of Candidatus Coatesbacteria bacterium, one region includes:
- the queD gene encoding 6-carboxytetrahydropterin synthase QueD → MYLLTVKADFAAAHALREYGGSCERLHGHNWLVEATAAARELDHRGLALDFGELKAELRRLLERFDHRMLNEVPPFDECNPTSENLARHLAEELDAALAGREPPVRIYEVRVHESARAFATWRPQADPHRLFD, encoded by the coding sequence GTACCTGTTAACCGTGAAAGCGGATTTCGCCGCCGCTCACGCCCTGCGCGAGTACGGTGGTTCCTGCGAGCGGCTGCACGGTCACAACTGGCTCGTCGAGGCCACCGCGGCCGCCCGGGAGCTCGACCACCGCGGTCTGGCCCTGGATTTCGGCGAGCTGAAAGCCGAGCTGCGCCGACTGTTGGAACGCTTCGACCACCGGATGCTCAATGAGGTTCCGCCCTTCGACGAGTGCAATCCGACCAGCGAAAACCTGGCCCGCCACCTGGCTGAGGAGCTGGACGCCGCCCTGGCCGGGCGTGAACCCCCGGTAAGGATCTACGAGGTCCGGGTTCACGAATCGGCCCGGGCCTTCGCCACCTGGCGACCCCAGGCCGATCCGCACCGCCTGTTCGATTGA